Part of the Hyphomicrobiales bacterium genome, GCGCCAGCACCATGTTTCCGTCCTTGCCGGAAAGCCCGATGGCGCGCCCGCCGACGCTGTTCATCGCCGAAACGAGCTGCTTATTGATGCCGCCCGCGAGCACCATCTCGACGACCTCCACGGTCTTGCGGTCGGTGACGCGCAAGCCGGCCGCAAATTCGCTCTTGATGCCGAGCCGCTCGAGCATGGCGCCGATCTGCGGCCCGCCTCCATGGATCACGACCGGGTTCACGCCGGATTGCTTCAACAGCACGATGTCGCGGGCGAAATCGCGGGCGACCGTCTCGTCGCCCATGGCGTGGCCGCCATATTTGACGACGATTGTGCGCTCGGAATAGCGCTGCATAAAGGGCAGCGCCTCGGCGAGGATCGCGGCACGCTCCTGCGCGGAGATGCCGGGCTGCGCGCTGGGTGCGGCCGGTTGCCGCCTTTTCTTGTCTGCCATGGCACTCTCCGCGGTGATACGCGCTTCCTCTTAGCCGATTTGCAGGGCTTCGCTCAATGCCGAGCCACGGTTTCAGCAAGCCCGGCGATCTCGGCGCGCAATTCGGCGATGCCCTCGCCGCTGCGCGCCGACGTCGCCATGACGCGGGGGTGCGCCGCCGGCCGCCTGGCGAGCTCGCTGGCAAGCCGCGCCACCGCCTCCCTACGCGCAGCGGCCGGGATGGCGTCGATCTTCGTCAGCACCGCCTGGTAGACGACGGCGGCGCGATCCATCAGCGTCATGACCTCGATGTCCGAGGTTTTCAGGCCGTGGCGCGCGTCGATCAACAGGAACACGCGGGCGAGCCCGGCGCGGCCGGCAAGATAGCGCTCGATCAGCGCCGTCCAGGCCTTGATCTCGGCCTTGGGCGCGCGCGCATAGCCGTAGCCCGGCATGTCGACGAGAAAGACGCCGTTGCCAAGCGCGAAGAAGTTGAGCGCCCGCGTGCGGCCTGGCGTATTGGAGATGCGGGCCAGCGTCTTGCGGCCGGTCAGCGCGTTGATCAGGCTCGATTTGCCGACATTGGAGCGCCCGGCAAACGCGACCTCGACCGGGCGGGGCGAAGGAAGCTGGCCGATGCCGAGCGCGGAGACGACATAGTCGCAAGGTCCGGCGAACAGGACCCGCCCCTTCTCGACGAGCCTGGCATCGGCATCCGCCATCATCGTCTGGCCCCGCACGTTTGGAGCGCTATTCGCTCCCCTTGGCGCTTGCCTTGCCGGGGATCAGCCGCTTGAGGTTCGACCACAGCTCGATCTTCACCCCCTGCCTGCGCATGATCACATATTGCTGGATGACCGACAGCAGGTTGTTCCAAGCCCAATAGATGACGAGGCCGGCCGGGAAGGAGGCCAAGAGAAAGGTGAAGAACAGCGGCATCCAGTTGAAGATCATCGCCTGGGTCGGGTCCGGCGGTGGCGGGTTGAGGCGCATCTGGACGAGCATGGTCAATCCCATGATCAGCGGCCATACGCCGATCATCAGAAACTGCGGCAGATCGATGGGCAGAAGCCCGAACAGGTTGAACAGCGAGGTCGGGTCAGGCGCGGCAAGGTCCTTGATCCAACCAAAGAACGGCGCGTGGCGCATCTCGATGGTGACGAACAGCACCTTATAAAGCGCGAAGAAGACCGGGACCTGCAGCGCGATCGGCACGCAGCCCGACATCGGGTTGATCTTCTCCTTCTTGTACAGCTCCATCATCGCCTGCTGCTGGCGCATCCGATCGTCCTTGTAGCGCTCGCGGATCTTGACCAGCTCCGGCTGCACCAACTTCATCCGGCTCATCGAGACGTAGGATTTGTTGGCGAGCGGAAAGAAGGCGATCTTCACCAGCACGGTGACGATCAGGATGGCGACGCCGAAATTGCCCACCAGCCGGAAGAAGAAGTCGATGACGTGGAACAGCGGCTTGGTGATGAAGTAGAACCAGCCCCAGTCGATCAAGAGATCGAAATTGAGGATGCCGAACTGCTTCTCGTAGCCGTCGATCAGATTCACGATCTTGGCGCCGGCGAACAGGTGGGCCGACGCCGTGGCGCTGCCGCCGGGCGCGATCTCGCGGCCGCCGAGCAGGAAGTCGGTCTGATAACTGGCATCGTCCTCGCCGCGCGGCTCGGCGGTCATGCGCGCGGTATAGGGCATGTCCTGATCGGGGATCAGGGTCGCGGCCCAATATTTGTCGGTGATGCCGAGCCAACCGCCGGTGGCGGAGAAGCTCATCAGCCGTTGGTCGCGCAGATCGTCATAGTCGACTTCTTGCAGCCCGGCCTCGCCGAGGACGCCGATCAGGCCCTCGTGCAGGACGTAGTAGCCGAGCGTGTCGGGCGTTCCGTGCCGCGAGATCAGAGCGTAGGGATGCAGGCTGACCGGCTGGCCCGACCGGTTCTCAACCGTCTGGCCGACCGTAAACATGAAATTCCGGTCTACCGCATAGGTGCGACGGAAAATGAGCCCGTCGCCATTGTCGTAAGTGAGCCTCAGCGGCGCTTCTGGGGTCAGGGGCCCGTTCCCTTCCGCCGTCCATAGCGTTTCGGCATCGGGCAGCTTGACGGTCACGCCACTGCCGGCA contains:
- the yihA gene encoding ribosome biogenesis GTP-binding protein YihA/YsxC — encoded protein: MADADARLVEKGRVLFAGPCDYVVSALGIGQLPSPRPVEVAFAGRSNVGKSSLINALTGRKTLARISNTPGRTRALNFFALGNGVFLVDMPGYGYARAPKAEIKAWTALIERYLAGRAGLARVFLLIDARHGLKTSDIEVMTLMDRAAVVYQAVLTKIDAIPAAARREAVARLASELARRPAAHPRVMATSARSGEGIAELRAEIAGLAETVARH
- the yidC gene encoding membrane protein insertase YidC; translation: MDENNRNTILAIALSLIIIIAWQFFIAGPRIEQERLKQEAQQAEQQPQQQAQPPVQTPGAPSVPGAPAPAVPPAGLPAPDARSLPTPPGTPAAPQAELARGAALAESARVRIETPAIGGSIALKGGRIDDIVLKGYRETVDPNSAPIVLFSPSGSADPFYAEFGWIAGSGVTVKLPDAETLWTAEGNGPLTPEAPLRLTYDNGDGLIFRRTYAVDRNFMFTVGQTVENRSGQPVSLHPYALISRHGTPDTLGYYVLHEGLIGVLGEAGLQEVDYDDLRDQRLMSFSATGGWLGITDKYWAATLIPDQDMPYTARMTAEPRGEDDASYQTDFLLGGREIAPGGSATASAHLFAGAKIVNLIDGYEKQFGILNFDLLIDWGWFYFITKPLFHVIDFFFRLVGNFGVAILIVTVLVKIAFFPLANKSYVSMSRMKLVQPELVKIRERYKDDRMRQQQAMMELYKKEKINPMSGCVPIALQVPVFFALYKVLFVTIEMRHAPFFGWIKDLAAPDPTSLFNLFGLLPIDLPQFLMIGVWPLIMGLTMLVQMRLNPPPPDPTQAMIFNWMPLFFTFLLASFPAGLVIYWAWNNLLSVIQQYVIMRRQGVKIELWSNLKRLIPGKASAKGSE